One Chryseobacterium indoltheticum DNA segment encodes these proteins:
- a CDS encoding ribonuclease HII codes for MDLLKKWSNNYIEAGCDEVGRGCLCGPVVAAAVILDDSFEQNLVNDSKKLNFKTRMDLDSYIKDNVKNFAIAELPPSFIDQHNILNASIHAMHNALDKLTLRPEFILVDGNKFHPYNFIPHQCVIKGDSKFLSIAAASILAKNYRDKLMIELHEEHPEYGWNTNFGYATKKHQDALIKHGITKYHRRSFRLKYD; via the coding sequence ATGGATTTACTAAAGAAATGGTCAAATAATTATATCGAAGCAGGTTGCGATGAAGTGGGAAGAGGTTGCTTATGTGGACCGGTAGTTGCGGCAGCTGTAATTTTAGATGACAGTTTTGAGCAGAATCTTGTTAATGATTCAAAAAAATTGAATTTTAAAACAAGGATGGATTTAGATAGTTACATTAAAGATAATGTGAAAAATTTTGCTATTGCTGAGCTTCCGCCCTCTTTTATAGACCAACATAATATACTGAATGCCAGCATTCATGCAATGCATAATGCATTAGATAAGCTAACTCTAAGACCAGAATTTATACTGGTAGACGGAAATAAATTTCACCCTTATAATTTCATTCCGCATCAATGTGTCATTAAAGGTGATTCTAAATTTTTATCGATTGCTGCGGCTTCTATCTTAGCAAAAAATTACAGAGATAAATTAATGATTGAGCTCCATGAAGAGCATCCGGAATATGGATGGAATACCAACTTCGGCTACGCCACAAAAAAACACCAAGACGCCCTGATAAAGCATGGTATAACAAAATATCACCGAAGGTCTTTCCGTTTAAAATATGACTGA